Genomic window (Bacteroidales bacterium):
CCTATTTGGGTTTGATTTTTCCACTTGTTGCAGGGGTGTTGTGGTTTTATTCCACTACCTATAAAAGGCAGTTTCTGGTGGGCAACATCCTGGTGGCTCTACTGACGGCCCTGGTACCTTTAATGGTGGTTGTATTTGAAATTCCAATGCTTAACGAGGAATATAAAGAATTGCTCTTGCAGCAAAATATGAATTTTATGTACCTTTTCCATTGGGTACTTGTTTTTGCTTTCTTTGCCTTTATAATGAATCTGATGCGTGAGATCGTTAAGGATATTGAAGATTATGAAGGCGACCGCGTTTACGGCAGGAATTCATTACCGGTAATTCTGGGCGTAAGAACATCCAAAAATATTGTCAACCTGTTGATATTAATTACAATGGCAGGGCTGAATTACGTGTTTTTCAGTTATCTGGAAGATACCATTACATTGATTTATTTCTCATTGTTTTTGTATTTGCCTTTTGTATTTTTGATCGTTAAAAATGTAAAAGCCACTGAGAGAGCAGATTTTGAGTTTATAGGTAACGTGTTAAAGGTCATCATGCTTTTTGGAATTTTATATGCTTTGGTGGCCAGGTATATCATACAAACACAGGTTATATGAAATTCTATGAGGAGATAGCAAAATACAAGGTTATACTGGGTTCCCAGTCACCGCGCAGACAATACCTTTTAAAAGAACTTGGGATCAAGTTTGATGTCAAATTGAAGCAGATGATTCAGGAAACTTATCCCGAAGGCCTTACCGGTGAGGAGATACCCCTTTATCTGGCAAGGAAAAAAGCCGATGCCTTTAACGATGAACTGACGAAGAATATGATCGTTATCACTGCCGATACGATCGTTTGGAAAGAAGGCCAGGTATTACAGAAACCAAAGGATCAGAAAGCGGCTTTTGATATACTGCGCTCACTTTCTGGTATGGCGCATCAGGTATATACAGGTGTCTGCATCCGTTCGATGAATCAGAGGAAAAGTTTTTATTCCAGAACGGATGTTCATTTCAAAAAACTTACCGATAAAGAGATCTGGTATTATATTGATAAATACGAACCTTTCGATAAAGCCGGATCGTATGGTATTCAGGAATGGCTGGGTTACATTGGGGTAGAAAAAATTGAAGGCTCTTTCTTTAATGTCATGGGACTTCCTGTACAGGAGTTATATGTGGAGTTGAGCGATTTTCTGGACAAACAGCAATCTAAATCTTAATATTCCGTATGACAAAAAAATTTGTCTTTCCCCTTGTTTTATTTTTTGCTTTATTCAGTT
Coding sequences:
- the maf gene encoding septum formation protein Maf: MKFYEEIAKYKVILGSQSPRRQYLLKELGIKFDVKLKQMIQETYPEGLTGEEIPLYLARKKADAFNDELTKNMIVITADTIVWKEGQVLQKPKDQKAAFDILRSLSGMAHQVYTGVCIRSMNQRKSFYSRTDVHFKKLTDKEIWYYIDKYEPFDKAGSYGIQEWLGYIGVEKIEGSFFNVMGLPVQELYVELSDFLDKQQSKS
- a CDS encoding geranylgeranylglycerol-phosphate geranylgeranyltransferase, with protein sequence MYTYLKLIRYPNLIIVVLTQYLMRWGIIEPMLEVNRFDLQLDSFHFFLLVLSTVCITAAGYVINDYFDTHTDLLNRPREVLVGTKIHRRFAMIFHLALNMVGIGLGLYLSFHVGIPYLGLIFPLVAGVLWFYSTTYKRQFLVGNILVALLTALVPLMVVVFEIPMLNEEYKELLLQQNMNFMYLFHWVLVFAFFAFIMNLMREIVKDIEDYEGDRVYGRNSLPVILGVRTSKNIVNLLILITMAGLNYVFFSYLEDTITLIYFSLFLYLPFVFLIVKNVKATERADFEFIGNVLKVIMLFGILYALVARYIIQTQVI